The Rouxiella sp. WC2420 region AATTATCTACTCGAACGCAAGCCAGCCTGGTGATTGGCGTGATTGAACGCAGCGGCTCAACACTCTACTGCTCTTCGTTATTTATTGAACCCGGTAAAGGCGTGGTCGCCAAACATCGCAAACTGATGCCAACAGGAACTGAAAGACTGATTTGGGGCCAGGGCGACGGATCTACTTTGCCGGTTGTTGACGCCAAGGTGGGCCGCCTCGGCAGCGCTATTTGCTGGGAAAATCATATGCCGCTGCTGCGCATGGCGATGTACGGCAAAGGCGTTGAGGTGTGGTGTGCGCCGACAGTAGATGAGCGTGATATTTGGCAATGCTCGATGCGCCATATCGCGCACGAAGGGCGAATGTTTGTCGTCGGCGCCTGCCAGTTTCAGTCCTCGCCGGCTCAGCTTGGCATCAAGGTTAAACACTGGGACGACCAACGCCCGTTGATCAACGGTGGCTCGGTGATTGTCGGCCCGCTGGGCGATGTGCTGGCGGGTCCATTAAAAGGCGAAGCAGGGCTACTGACTGCCGAGATCAACACCGATGATTTGGTTGGCGCGCGCTACGATTTCGACCCGGTTGGTCACTATTCTCGCCCCGATATTTTCAGTCTTGAGGTTGATCAACGAGCAAAAAAGAACCTGCGCTATATTGAGGATTAAAAAAGATATCCCCAGAGAGAGTATCTACAGACTGGCGGCTAGATTATACCGCCGTTAACTTTGATCGTCTGTCCATTGACCCATGCGCCATCGGGGCCAGCCAGGAAGGCCACGCTGGCGGCAATGTCCTGCGGCTGACCGAGGTGCTCGAGCGGCGCAAGTTTGGCGATATGCTCCACCAGCTGCGGTGATTTTCCGTCCAGAAACAGTTCAGTTGCCGTCGGTCCGGGAGCTATCACATTAACGGTAATTTCCCGGCCACGAAGCTCTTTGGTCAACACTTTGCTCATCGCCTCTACTGCTGCTTTGGTCGCGGCATAGACGCCATACGTCGGCTGGTACAAACCGACTACGCTGGAAGAAAAGTTAATGACTCGACCGCCGTGGCGCAGGCGTTTTGCCGCTTCTCGCAGGGTATTAAAGGTGCCTTTCAGATTAATGTCGATCAGCCGGTCGAAAGCCGAATCATCAAAGTCGGCAATCGAGGAAAGTGACATGATCCCGGCGTTGTTGACTAACACATCAATGCCGCCAAAGGCCTGCTCGGCGCTGTCGAACATTTTACGCACCGCGGCAGCATCGCTGACATCCGCCTGCGCGCTGATCGCCTTTCCGCCTGCCCAAACAATTTTCTGCACCAAAGCTTCAGCCTCGGCCGCACCGCGAGCGTAATTAACAATCACGTTAAAACCGTCGGCGGCCAGACGTTGCGCTATCGCTGCGCCGATACCGCGTGATGCGCCGGTTATTAACGCGACTTTATTTTCTGCGTGTTGAATGGTCATAATGTTTTTCCTCTAGCCGCTATTGGATAAAGCCAGGCTTGCTGGCCGGTGAACAAATCATGCACTATGAACTACGGCGAATAATCCCCCAATATTCGTTTTCACTATCCGAAAATAATGAACAATAAAGGCCATACTGATGGATAAACTCGACAGCATGCGGCTGTTCACCCGAGTCGTTGAGTTGCGAAGCTTTACTCAGGCGGCAGAGGGTTTGGATTTAAAGCGATCGACAGTGACCGATGCGATTAAACAGTTGGAAACTCGCCTGAAGGTCCGCTTGCTGCAACGAACGACCCGCCACGTAAGCCCAACCCTGGATGGCGAAGCCTATTACCAGCGTTGCCTGCGTATTCTGGCCGATGTCGAAGACGCTGAAATGGCCTTTGCCGATGCTAAACCCAAGGGACTGCTGCGTATTGATGTCAATCCCGCACTGGCCCGTCATTTTGTTTTCCCTGGGCTGACAGATTTTTTAGCGCTGTATCCAGATATTGAAATGGAAGTCAGTGAGGGCGACAGGCTGGTAGATTTGGTACGCGAAGGCATCGACTGCGTGATCCGGGTGGGTGAGCCAAAAGACAGTGATATGGTAGCCCGATCGCTTGGCCGTTTTCAGGAAGTGACCTGTGCCAGTCCGCAATATCTTGAAAAATTTGGTTTTCCGCAGGACTTGGCATCGTTGCAGCAACATAAAATGGTGGGTTTCCGTTCAAGCGCCTCAGGCAATATTCTGCCGTTGAGCTTTTATATCGAAGGAAAAGAAAAAGTTATCAGCCTGCCGACCAGTATTTCCGTTAGTGGTTCTGAAAGTTTGAAAGAAGCGGCGCGGCGAGGATTAGGCATTATTCAGGTTCCACACTACGGCGTGGCGGCCGATCTGGCACAAGGTCTTTTAGTGCATATTTTGCCGCAATACCCCGCAGGTTCGCTGCAAGTTTCAGTGCTGTATCCGCAGAATCGCCAACTTTCTCCACGCGTGCGCGTATTCATCGACTGGATGATTAAAGAGTTTGCCAGGCTTAATACTTATCCCGCCTAAAGCCTGCTCTGTTTTGAAGCAGGTTGCTCCTGGTTGAACGCGTTGACTGGCGCCCTTTCTTTTAAAACACTTTATATTCATAGAGTTAAACGTACTCTTTTGTTTGGCATCACAATTGCTTAATTCTCCGCATGGCTAATTCATTAGATATCAATTCATTATCGACATGAAACCCACTGCCCCATGCTGGAGATCAACCATGACATTGAACGTTGCTGCGATACAGTTCGAACCTACGATGTTTCGCCAGGAAGAGAACATCGCGGCTCTGCTGAGACTTTGCGAGCAGGCCGCCGAACAAGGCGCGAAACTGCTGGTGATGCCTGAGATGGCGGTCAGCGGTTATTGCTGGCAAAGTCGCGAAGAAGTCGCTCCCTATGTAGACACCATTCCTGGTGCGACGACGCGGCGCTTTGCCGAGCTGGCGGCGCGTCACCAGTGTTATTTGGTGCTTGGCATGCCCGAGGTCGATGCCACCACTCATCTCTATTACAACTCGGCGGTGCTGATTGGGCCTGAAGGGGTAATAGGCACCCACCGCAAAACGCATCCGTATATTTCAGAGCCGAAATGGGCAGCCAATGGCGATAAAGGACATGCGGTATTCGACACGCCGGTCGGCCGAATCGCAATGCTGATTTGCATGGATATTCACTTTGTTGAAACTGCTCGTTTGGCCGGAGTGCAGAATGCCGAAATTATCTGCCATATCAGCAACTGGCTGGCAGAGCGAACTCCCGCGCCTTACTGGATCAATCGCGCATGGGAAAATGACTGTTATCTCGTTGAAAGCAACCGCTGGGGGCTGGAGCGAGGCGTGCAGTTTAGCGGCGGTAGCTGCATCATTAATCCTGACGGCAGCGTGCAGTCCAGCATAGACAGTGGCAATGGTGTGGTGAGAGGCGAAATTCTGCTACAGCGAGGAGAAAAAGCCTCGCGCGTGACTCAGCGACGTCCAGAAACCTATCTGGAACTGATGAACGACAGCTTTACCTGGAATCCGCTGGACTTCTTCGGTCTCTATCAGCGCTCGCCATTGCCTGTAGGAAAACAGTCAACCGTGTCGGTTGGCCAGTTTCAACCGCTGAATGACGTGCAGAGTAATCTTCTTGAAATCAGACGATTAGCGACTGCTGCGCGACAAAATGGCAGCGAACTGATGGTATTTCCCGAGCTGTCACTGACCGGCGCATTCCAGCATGCCGATCAGGCTTTGCATTTAGATGGCGCGGAATTAGCGGCAGTGACAAAGCTGGCAATCACTCTGCAAATGACGTTGGTAATCGGGATAATCGAGGCGGCCAAAGGCAAACTTTACAACACGGCCGTTGCCATTGGCCCTGCTGGTTTGCTTGGCAGCTATCGAAAGATCCATTTAAATCAACAGGAAAGGACATGGGCGACAGCCGGGGATCATTGGGTCACTGTCGATCTTCCCTGTGGCAGAATGGGATTATTGATCGGCGAGGATCTTGCCTTCCCCGAATCTGGCCGCATTCTGGCCTTGCGCGGCTGCGACATTATCGCTTGCCCGGCGGCGCTTGCAGGCCCGACGCCGGGAGCGCACGCGGGCAGCATCAGCCCGCAAAACTACCCGATCCCAACCGGGCCTGACGCCTACCATTGGCTATTGCCGCGCGTTCGTGCCGGCGAAAACAACTGTTATCTGGCTTACGCCAATGTCTATGAAGAAGGTAAATATCAGGGGCTAAGCGGGATATTTGGCCCAGACACCTTTGCCTTTCCTCGCCACGAAAGTCTGCTGGTGGAGTCACAGGGTGATATTTCTTTAACTGTCGATACCTGTAATCTCGATACGCCTTATCCAACCAACGTGGTGCGACGCAAAGACCTGGTATTAATGCGCCAGACTCACGGTTATTTGCCCCTGATTACCAGCTTGGCGAGCACGCAATAAACGAAAATAGGTTCACGATAAATTGGCAGATTCAGCCAGATTGCTTAATCTTTCTTTATAGAGTTATTTATGCGCAAGCTGACCTTATTTCAAGACGCGATATCTCGCGGCACGATGCTTTTTATAGGCAGTTTTTTACGAGAGAAAAAAGGAATGGCATCAACCTCTTCATCTATTTATCTACATATTGGCAGTGAAGAAACGCAGGTTCTTATTGATGGTGACCTACAACTGCTTACGTTGGGTTCACAGCTGACTTCGCTGGGATATTTTCGCCATCAGCCGCCAACGCCAGATGAAATGGAAAACGCGATTATGATGGTGGAAGATGAGGTGTATCGTCTGCGCCATGACATATTACCGGGTGCGACATTATACAGTGAAGACAATAATATCCGTGCCATTGCACGCCTTTCAGGCGTGGCTGAAAATGAGCAGATGACCCTTTCCCTCGATGCAGTAGAACGAACCTTTGACCGTCTGGCATTGGTCATTAACGGTCGGCCAGCCAGCTTTGAAGGCATTCCCGATGGCAACGATTTTGCTGCTACGCTGCTGATTCTCAGAGAGTTTATGCATCATTTGCAGTTTAGTGAGATTGTCATAAAAGGGGCTAAGTTTGAAATTCAGGGCCAACATTCAACTAACTGAAAGCCGCCCCATTTTCACCAGCAGAGAGAAATTTTTGATTCTTGGAAATCAGAGGCTATTGCAGCACATGGAATATTAGCTGCTGCAAACGGCTGCGAGTGCGCTGAATATCTTCCTGTTCCGCGCCCTGAGTCATCTGGTCCAGCGTGAACGGGCTAATAATAAACAGCTGACACTGCTGGTCATACAACACGTCAATGACATTGATAAATCGCTGCTGCGTAGCGGGTGAAACCTCTGCCATTGCAGGAACGTCCTGGATAATCCAGCGTCGATATTCTGCGCATAAAGTCAGATAATCGATCACTGCGGTCGGGCCCTCGCACAAATCTTCGAATGAAAAATGCAGAAAATTTTCCGCTGGCGAGAGCAGGCTGAGACGCCGATTGCCCACGGCGATAGAGATCTTGGTGGGCAATGCTGCTGGCAGCTGGTATTCAAGGCGTTGAGCGGGTGTGCCGGGGAATAGATAAGCCCCTTCGCAGAAAGGTGTAAGATGATTAGTACCCAGACTGCGATAATCAAGGCTTCCATCCAGTGCGACCACTTCTAAATACTGTCGGATAAGCTTTATAGAGGGTTCAAAACGAGCATGATATAGCGGATTTGATAATAATTGCTCGGGAGGATAGTTCGAGGTTGCCACCAAAACAATACCGCGCTTGACGATAAGCTCAAGCAGGCTTTTCATCAGCATTGCATCACCGATATCGTGCAAATGCAGTTCATCGAAGCAGACTAATTGGCAGTCACCTAATTGAGCGCCAAGCACCGCATCGATACTGTTATCAGCGGATTGCGGATTATTCATACCGCGATGTAAATCGCGCAGGAAATCGTGAAAATGCACCCGGCGTTTTTTCTTTATCGGCGCCGCGGAGAAAAAGCTGTCAACAATAAAGCTTTTGCCGCGCCCTACTTTTCCCCAGATATAAACACCGCCGCCCAATGGTTTGGACTTTTTCAGCAGGCTTTTCTTAACCGTTAAACCGGATTTCATCAAGTTATCGAGTCGGGCAATAACGTGCCGCTGGTGCTCATCTAAAACAAACTGATTTTCAGTGGCTTTTTCATCCATCCGTCTTTGAAAATCAACACCTGTGTCCGCCGATTTCATGAGTCACATCCTTTGCAAATCATCCCTCTATCTTATTTATCCTTTCTATAGAGATTCAACATAAATATCTACAGTAACAGTGCTTTGTAAAAGCCAAAAAAAACCCCGCCATTAGCGGGGTCGATGTTCGAGATACTTGCCTGTAAAAGGCAGGAGTCAGAACAGTTCTTCTAAAAACTTTAGTTCTTAGAATGGGATATCGTCGTCGAAATCCATTGGTGGTTCGTTGCTTTGCGCAGGGGCATTGTTTTGAGCTGCCGGGCGAGATTGCTGACCGCCGCTGAACTGATTGCCGCCCTGTGGCTGCTGAGGCTGACCCCAACCAGCCTGACCACCCTGCTGACCGCCAGAAGCCTGACCGCCGCCTGCTGGAGCGCCGCCGCCAGCACGACCGCCTAGCATCTGCATGGTGCCGCCAACGTTGACCACAATTTCAGTCGTGTATTTTTCAACACCGGCCTGATCGGTCCATTTGCGTGTCTGCAATGCGCCTTCAATATAAACCTGAGAGCCTTTGCGCAGGTATTCACCTGCTACTTCTGCCAGCTTTCCGAAAAGCACTACGCGGTGCCATTCGGTTTTCTCTTTCTGTTCGCCGGTCGCCTTGTCGCGCCAGCTTTCAGAAGTTGCCAGGGTGATATTGGCAACAGCACCGCCGTTAGGCATGTAGCGGACTTCGGGATCCTGACCCAGATTCCCAACCAGAATCACTTTGTTTACGCCTCTGCTGGCCATGTCGACTCTCCTGATGAGTTAATTTTGTACAGTATAAACCATGAATTTTAGCATGGGCGGATTGCATATAATACTCTGAATGTGGATTCCAGAAATGTTTACAGACTCGACAAGTTTGCAGGCTTGTACTGGATATCCATTCAGGTTTTTTTGTGTCATACTTACTCGTTTCGTACTTTCTGTGCCCAATTTTCTGATTCAGATGCAGTGTCTGGGGCGGATATACCCGAATCTATCGGCAAGCGGGTATGCAATTCCACACGCGCATCACGGACAGTCACCGGCACGGTGAGCTTTCAAGTTATTCCGGGAATGATGAATGGATAAGATCGAAGTTCGGGGCGCACGCACCCATAATCTCAAGAATATCAACCTGATTATTCCGCGCGACAAACTGATTGTTGTCACCGGATTATCCGGTTCTGGCAAGTCCTCACTGGCTTTTGACACCTTGTATGCCGAGGGCCAACGCCGTTACGTCGAGTCGCTTTCCGCCTACGCACGCCAATTTCTGTCCTTGATGGAAAAACCGGATGTCGACCACATTGAAGGGTTGTCACCTGCGATTTCTATTGAGCAAAAATCAACATCGCACAACCCAAGGTCAACGGTCGGTACCATTACCGAGATCCACGACTACCTGCGCCTGCTGTTCGCCCGTGTGGGTGAGCCGCGCTGCGCGGAACACGGCGTGCCTCTAGCGGCACAAACTGTCAGTCAGATGGTAGATAACGTGCTGGCACAGCCGGAAGGCCAACGCCTGATGCTGCTGGCGCCTATCGTCAAGGATCGCAAAGGCGAGCACACCAAAACGCTGGAAAACCTCGCCGCACAGGGCTATATCCGCGCAAGGATCGACGGCGAAGTTTGCGATCTCTCTGATCCGCCTAAACTTGAGCTGCAGAAAAAACACAGCATTGAAGTCGTCGTTGACCGCTTTAAAGTACGTGACGATTTGTCGCAACGACTGGCCGAGTCATTCGAAACTGCCCTGGAGCTTTCCGGCGGTACTGCTGTAGTTGCCGATATGGACGACGCCAGCGTGCCAGAAATGCTGTTTTCGGCCAACTTTGCCTGTCCGATTTGTGGCTACAGCATGCGCGAGCTTGAACCGCGTATGTTCTCGTTCAACAACCCGGCCGGTGCCTGCCCGACCTGTGACGGTTTGGGCGTTCAGCAGTTCTTTGATCCAGAACGCGTAATTCAGAATCCGGAGCTGTCATTGGCCGGCGGCGCGATTCGTGGTTGGGATCGCCGTAACTTTTACTACTTCCAGATGCTGCGTTCTTTGAGCGAGCATTACAAATTCGACGTCGAATCTTCCTTCAACGAACTTAGCGAGGACGTGGTTCACGCCATCCTGCACGGGTCGGGCAAGCAGACTATCGAATTTAAATATATTAATGACCGTGGTGATACCTCGGTGCGTCGCCATCCGTTTGAAGGCGTGCTGCATAATATGGAGCGTCGCTATAAAGAGACGGAATCCAGCGCGGTGCGTGAAGAGTTGGCGAAATACATCAGCAATCGCCCCTGCGCCTCCTGCAAAGGTACGCGCCTGCGTGAAGAAGCGCGCAACGTGTTCGTTGAGGAAACCACGCTGCCGGAAATCTCCGATTACAGCATTGGTCATGCCATGGAATTTTTCCTGAGCATGAACCTCACCGGCCAACGTAAGCAGATTGCCGAGAAGATTCTGAAGGAAATCGGCGACCGACTGAGGTTCCTGGTTAACGTAGGCTTAAATTACCTGTCGCTGTCACGTTCGGCGGAGACACTATCCGGCGGTGAGGCGCAGCGTATCCGTCTGGCAAGCCAGATTGGTGCTGGTTTGGTGGGCGTGATGTACGTACTGGATGAGCCGTCTATCGGTTTGCATCAGCGCGATAACGAACGCCTGCTTGAGACCTTGATTCACCTGCGCGACCTCGGCAATACCGTGATCGTGGTTGAACATGACGAAGACGCGATTCGTGCCGCCGACCATATTATCGATATTGGTCCGGGAGCGGGCGTGCACGGCGGTGAAGTGGTTGCCGAAGGCACAGCAGAAGACATTATGGCCACCGAGAATTCCCTGACCGGGCAGTATCTCAGCGGCAAGCGTGAAATTTCCGTACCGGAGCAACGCGTACCCGCCGACGCAGCCAAAGTATTAAAACTGGTGGGCGCAACCGGTAATAACCTTAAAGATGTGACCCTTACGCTGCCGGTTGGCCTGTTTACCTGCATTACCGGAGTTTCCGGCTCAGGTAAATCGACGCTGATCAACGATACACTGTTCCCGCTGGCACAGCGCCAGCTTAATGGCGCAACGATTGCCGAAGCCGCGCCGTATCGCGACATCCAGGGTCTTGAGCATTTCGATAAAGTTATCGATATTGACCAAAGCCCGATTGGTCGGACACCGCGCTCAAACCCGGCAACCTATACCGGTATCTTTACCCCGGTGCGCGAGCTGTTTGCTGGAGTTCCTGAGTCACGTTCTCGCGGTTATACGCCAGGGCGTTTCAGCTTTAACGTCAAGGGCGGACGCTGCGAAGCCTGCCAGGGTGACGGCGTGATTAAGGTCGAGATGCACTTCTTGCCTGACATCTACGTGCCTTGCGATCAGTGTAAAGGCAAGCGCTATAACCGTGAAACGCTTGAGATTAAGTACAAAGGCAAGAGCATTCACGAAACGCTGGACATGACTATCGAAGAAGCACGAGATTTCTTTGATGCCGTTCCGGCGCTGGCGCGTAAGCTGCAAACTCTGATAGATGTGGGCCTGTCGTACATTCGCCTTGGGCAGTCAGCGACGACACTTTCCGGCGGTGAAGCACAGAGGGTCAAACTGGCTCGTGAACTGTCAAAACGCGGCACCGGCCAAACGCTGTATATTCTCGATGAGCCGACTACCGGTCTGCATTTCGCCGATATCCAGCAGTTGCTTGAGGTACTGCATCAGCTGCGTGACCAGGGCAATACCATCGTGGTGATTGAGCACAATCTTGACGTGATCAAAACGGCTGACTGGATTGTTGATCTGGGTCCTGAAGGTGGTCACGGCGGCGGGCAAATTCTAGTCTCTGGTACGCCTGAAACGGTAGCGGAATGCAAGGAATCGCATACCGCGCGCTTCCTGAAACCGTTGCTGGAACGTCATATGCTGAAGCATAAAAAATCTGCCTGATTAGCGGCTTAATTAATTGCTTGGCAAATACGTTAAAAGCGAGTCTTCTGACTCGCTTTTTTTATGCATGAAACTGAGATAACTGCTTGTCTTTTAGTGATCAAGTTTGCGACATTGGGTACCAATAATTCCCATCAGAATAGAGTTGAATAGTCGTTGCAGCAGCGAGACTAATATTCTTACCTCCATTTACATTAGGGTCAATGGGGCCGACAAGTGATAATGCGATTGTTCCGGATAAGTTTCTAATATAAATAACTCGACCACTGCTGGATGTTGGAAGATTAATAGAATCTCCTGACACCGTTGGAGTCGCGAAGTTTACAGTACTATAAGATAGTATCGTCTCTCCAACGTCTACTACAGCCTGAGCATATCTTAGGGATTCGATTGCACCACTGCTATTAATACCGATTAATAAGTTATTATTTTCATCTTCAATAGTTAGTGGATAGTTTGTAGCCCCGATTACTTGGACACCATAGGAGTTATTTCTAAATATTGCGCCAACGGTATCACCCACAGAACAAAAACCCGCTGCGGCTGCGTCATAGGATACAAATCCATATTGCGCTCCTGTATAGGTTGTAAAGCCAATATTGAAGTTACCCCGAGTTTGGAAACCGGTTGCTATACCATAATTTCCTAAGTTTACACAGTCGAAACCATATCCAACATAATCATCGGTTTTATTATTTAGCATCCCCAACTCATATCCAACCATAGATGTGGCTTGGGAACCTGCGTCAAGAGTAACATTTAGATTCTGTCCCCAAAATTTAGTATTAGGAACAAAAATTGCTGTCGAAGAGGCCGACGGAATACCAGTCGATCCGCTACCTCCCTTTAAATACCAGGCTGTATCAATAGTGATGGTTGTATTAGATAACGTCTGAATCAAACCGCTGTAAATAAGGTTAGAATTTGATGAGTCAGTAACATCAATAACTTGACCTGCCCGTAAGTGTGTGCTTACAGAACTTATATCAGTGGAAGTAATTGTATTAGTCGTGAAGGTAGTATTAGAAGTTGAAAGTAATGCTGGAGGCCCCTCAATCTGCCCGAATAGAAGGACGAAATCTCGATCGGAATAAGTGCCGAGACCTTCTGCAGATCCTAAGCCTACAACCTGAGTTATCGGTTCATTACTCTCAGGGGTAACTACATTACTAAAGGATGCAACTGCACCTCTGTCTTCAAGCCCGTCAAGCCAATTCCAAGCTTTAACGGTCTGCTGTGGAAAAGCAAATTGCTTAGCCCCAAAGTAAGGGATCCTATTTTCGTTAGCCACTGATTTTACAGCAGTTTCCAATTTAGATGGGTCAAAAGCATCGCGGGTACCACCTGCATCCATAAGGCTAATTGATTCAGCGTTTTTATCAGACTGGTTTCGTGCTACAGCCCCATCATAAGGTTGCTTTACCCCAATTAAAGCATCACCGAGAGAATCACTGGTCGAAGAAAGGTTAGAACGTAGAACCGCATCACCAAGAATTGACCAGCCACCCAGTCCAATTCCTCCCGTTGAAGTTGCTGTTGTTGAAGCTGCCACAACTTTTGGATATGTGCCAGTCCAGGAATATAAATAGCTTCCATCAGTAATGATATCCGCAGTCGAACTCAGTGTAGCTCCTGCAGAAAAAGTATAGGTTGTAATCGCTGTACCCGCCATAATTTCACCTCTAACAGTTAGATTTAATTATCAAAAAAATATTACTCAAACATCTGGAAATATAATTCAGACAATTAACTTACATTTTGATGTGTTATCAAAACACTCTCGTGGCTTGCGAAGTTATTTAAAAAACATAACTAAGCAAGCTCTACCTACAAGTTAGAGTGTTATTTGCGGACCGCGATAATAGTTTTATTAATTAATTTAAAAATAAAAACAATTAATTTAATAATCATGGTATTGATAATTTAACATCATGATTAATATGGCCTGTTTCTTATTTTATTTATACTGATAATTATTCGTTGAAACTACTACGCGTGAATTTGAGGTAAGTCATGTAATCTGGTGCGTATAAAGTCCCAAAAGGTTCTGACTTTAAACGGCATAAGTTGAATATTTTGTACCACCAGCTGCACTGGGAGCGGCAAGGGTTCGAACTCTGGCAATAGTCTGACCAGCGTGCCATCGGCCAATTCGTCGGCCACCTGATAGGATAGAAATCTGCCAATTCCTTTTGCTGATTTCACTGCCAGCACTCGGGTCTCAACATCATTAAACACCAAGTGAGGCGAAAGCCTGAGGCGCGGCCCTTCTTCGTGGGCGCCAAACCGCCATTCGTTGAACGTATCGCTGCTGCTCAACACTATTTGGTGCTTTGCCAGCTCAGAGGGATGGCGCAGGTCAGGATACGCGGCCAAATATTGTGGACTGGCAATCATAACGAGACTAACTTGCCCCAGCCGCCGCGCAACCTTTGAGGAATCTTCAAGATGTCCGATACGTACGGCGACATCGATCCCCTGTTCAATCAGATCAAGATTTCTATCACTAAGCAGTAGTTCGATCTGAATCTCGGGATGTAAACTCTGGAACTCCATGACCAGCGGTGCAATATGTCGCCGGCCAAACAGTACCGGAGCAGTCACGCGCAGCAGTCCTTTAAGCTGAGTTTCGGCAGTATCTTGCACCGCTTCGTTATAGCTTTTCAAAATATTAGCCGCCTGCTCTGCCAGCCTTACTCCCGCCTCGGTCGGCGCTAAACTTCTTGTCGTTCGCTCCACCAACCTTGCACCAAATCGTTGTTCCAGCGAGGCAATTGCGCGTGTCACTGCAGGAGCCGAACGCCGGAGCCTGCGTGCGGCTCCGGCAAGACTGCCCTGATTCAGCACTTCAAGAAAAATAGCGAGTTCATCAAGGCGATCCATAAATTATTCCATTTAGTGAAATTATCAATTTCAATAATCCCTGATTCCTTTCATCTATTGTAAGAGTAATCTGGATGGAAACCTAAAGGGAGAAACCTGATGACTAGACTAAAACTTTATGGCACACCGCTTTCAGGACACGTTCATCGCGTCACGCTGCTACTGAGAATGCTTGAGCTAGAGTATGAATTTATCGAAGCTGGAGCAGAATTACGGGCGACCGAGGCATTTCGCAAGCTGAA contains the following coding sequences:
- the zapE gene encoding cell division protein ZapE codes for the protein MKSADTGVDFQRRMDEKATENQFVLDEHQRHVIARLDNLMKSGLTVKKSLLKKSKPLGGGVYIWGKVGRGKSFIVDSFFSAAPIKKKRRVHFHDFLRDLHRGMNNPQSADNSIDAVLGAQLGDCQLVCFDELHLHDIGDAMLMKSLLELIVKRGIVLVATSNYPPEQLLSNPLYHARFEPSIKLIRQYLEVVALDGSLDYRSLGTNHLTPFCEGAYLFPGTPAQRLEYQLPAALPTKISIAVGNRRLSLLSPAENFLHFSFEDLCEGPTAVIDYLTLCAEYRRWIIQDVPAMAEVSPATQQRFINVIDVLYDQQCQLFIISPFTLDQMTQGAEQEDIQRTRSRLQQLIFHVLQ
- a CDS encoding LysR family transcriptional regulator; this encodes MDKLDSMRLFTRVVELRSFTQAAEGLDLKRSTVTDAIKQLETRLKVRLLQRTTRHVSPTLDGEAYYQRCLRILADVEDAEMAFADAKPKGLLRIDVNPALARHFVFPGLTDFLALYPDIEMEVSEGDRLVDLVREGIDCVIRVGEPKDSDMVARSLGRFQEVTCASPQYLEKFGFPQDLASLQQHKMVGFRSSASGNILPLSFYIEGKEKVISLPTSISVSGSESLKEAARRGLGIIQVPHYGVAADLAQGLLVHILPQYPAGSLQVSVLYPQNRQLSPRVRVFIDWMIKEFARLNTYPA
- a CDS encoding SDR family oxidoreductase, which codes for MTIQHAENKVALITGASRGIGAAIAQRLAADGFNVIVNYARGAAEAEALVQKIVWAGGKAISAQADVSDAAAVRKMFDSAEQAFGGIDVLVNNAGIMSLSSIADFDDSAFDRLIDINLKGTFNTLREAAKRLRHGGRVINFSSSVVGLYQPTYGVYAATKAAVEAMSKVLTKELRGREITVNVIAPGPTATELFLDGKSPQLVEHIAKLAPLEHLGQPQDIAASVAFLAGPDGAWVNGQTIKVNGGII
- a CDS encoding carbon-nitrogen hydrolase family protein — its product is MPASIIAALQIGSSPAGKAATLQEILSYEQQIINSGASLVVMPEALLGGYPKGEIFGTRLGYRLPEGREDFTRYFHNAVDVPGAETEALAELSTRTQASLVIGVIERSGSTLYCSSLFIEPGKGVVAKHRKLMPTGTERLIWGQGDGSTLPVVDAKVGRLGSAICWENHMPLLRMAMYGKGVEVWCAPTVDERDIWQCSMRHIAHEGRMFVVGACQFQSSPAQLGIKVKHWDDQRPLINGGSVIVGPLGDVLAGPLKGEAGLLTAEINTDDLVGARYDFDPVGHYSRPDIFSLEVDQRAKKNLRYIED
- the ssb1 gene encoding single-stranded DNA-binding protein SSB1, which encodes MASRGVNKVILVGNLGQDPEVRYMPNGGAVANITLATSESWRDKATGEQKEKTEWHRVVLFGKLAEVAGEYLRKGSQVYIEGALQTRKWTDQAGVEKYTTEIVVNVGGTMQMLGGRAGGGAPAGGGQASGGQQGGQAGWGQPQQPQGGNQFSGGQQSRPAAQNNAPAQSNEPPMDFDDDIPF
- a CDS encoding nitrilase-related carbon-nitrogen hydrolase, with translation MTLNVAAIQFEPTMFRQEENIAALLRLCEQAAEQGAKLLVMPEMAVSGYCWQSREEVAPYVDTIPGATTRRFAELAARHQCYLVLGMPEVDATTHLYYNSAVLIGPEGVIGTHRKTHPYISEPKWAANGDKGHAVFDTPVGRIAMLICMDIHFVETARLAGVQNAEIICHISNWLAERTPAPYWINRAWENDCYLVESNRWGLERGVQFSGGSCIINPDGSVQSSIDSGNGVVRGEILLQRGEKASRVTQRRPETYLELMNDSFTWNPLDFFGLYQRSPLPVGKQSTVSVGQFQPLNDVQSNLLEIRRLATAARQNGSELMVFPELSLTGAFQHADQALHLDGAELAAVTKLAITLQMTLVIGIIEAAKGKLYNTAVAIGPAGLLGSYRKIHLNQQERTWATAGDHWVTVDLPCGRMGLLIGEDLAFPESGRILALRGCDIIACPAALAGPTPGAHAGSISPQNYPIPTGPDAYHWLLPRVRAGENNCYLAYANVYEEGKYQGLSGIFGPDTFAFPRHESLLVESQGDISLTVDTCNLDTPYPTNVVRRKDLVLMRQTHGYLPLITSLASTQ